Part of the Rhodococcus sp. OK302 genome is shown below.
GGGGCTGGCGCCCCGGGAAGCGATTCGAGCAATTTCCCTCGGACTGTTCGACGCGATCGATGCACACCCTTGGGTGGGCACTCAACTCTCACGTGAGCCCTGGCAGTGGGCGGTGCTGCAGATATTCGAAAGCGTCGGCGGGCAACTTCAAGCGCTCGGCGTTCCGGAAGATGCGCGGTTCGATTGCGCGTCCGCGCTCGTGAACTACGTCCTCGGCCTCGCCGGGCAGTATGCCGCGGGAGCCAGACTTCTTGCGCGCGAGACGGATCGAACGGCCTTCCTCGGAACCGTCGCCGCGCGATGGGAACAACTCGACGCGGCGGAGTATCCGTTCCTGAGTAGTGCGGCGACCCAGTTGCGCGAGCATGACGACCGCGAACAATTTCTCGCGGGGATCGACCTCATCCTGGCGGGAATTGCGACCGTTCGATAGGTCATGGTGCTCTGTAGAGAGAATTGCACCGCCTCGGATGGCGATATATCGTCGAACTATCAACGATAGTGATGGAGGTCGGACATGGATAGACATTTTCCAGACGGCGAGCGCGGACACGGACGTGGTCGGGGCCATTTCGGAGCTGGTGGGCCGGGTTTCGGGCCGGGTGCGCATCTGGGTCGAGGACGTGGCCGCGGTGGTCGGGGTCGACGTGGTGACGTCCGGGCGGCAGTCCTCCTTCTCATCGCTGAAGAACCGATGCACGGGTATGAGCTGATCCAGCAGATCGTCGAGCGCAGTGGCGGCGTGTGGAAGCCGAGTCCCGGCTCGATTTACCCCGCCCTGTCGCAACTCGAAGACGAAGGCCTCGTCATCATCGACAAGGTCGCCGGCCGAAAAACCGCCCGGCTCACCGCAGACGGTGTTGCCTACGTCGCGGAACACAAAGCCGATCTGGGTTCGCCGTGGGACGACGTTCGCGACAGCGTCGGTGCGCCGGAACAGGATTTGCGTGAGCTGATCGGACAACTCATGGGTGCTGCCGGTCAAGTTGCCGCCGTGGGAACGCCGGCACAGGTCAAGGCCGCCGCCGATGTTCTGATCGAAGCTCGTAAGTCTTTGTATCGCGTACTTGCCGAGGATGGATCGACAGACGCGGGAAGTTGAGTGCGCCCGACACTTTGTGCGTCCAACCACGAGTGCCGGCGAAGTATGAACTAGCTTGGGTAGCAAGATAATCACTTCGATAACCGGGAGAATTTATGACTGTCCACAACTTCGCCGTCAAGGCTGCCGACGGATCCACCGAGGATCTGAGCCAGTACAAAGGCAACCTACTGTTGATCGTCAACGTGGCGAGCAAGTGTGGATTCACACCGCAGTACGAAGGCCTCGACGCCTTGTACCGCGAGAACAAGGACCGCGGTCTCCGAGTAATCGGATTCCCGTGCAACCAGTTCGGTGATCAGGAACCCGGTCAGGACGCGGAGATCCAGGAATTCTGCAGCACCACCTACAACGTCACGTTCCCCGTTCACGCCAAGCTCGAGGTCAACGGCGACAACGCAGACCCGCTGTACACGCACCTCCGCAGCGAAGCGCCGGGTGAGTTCGGACCCGAAATCGGATTCCTCTTCGACCATGTCAGCAAGACTCGCCCCGAAGCGATCGGTACCGACGAGGTGAAGTGGAACTTCACCAAGTTTCTCGTAGATCAGGACGGAGCGGTTGTCCGCCGCTTCGAGTCGACCGTGACACCGGAGCAGATCGGCGCGGAGATTTCGGAGCTGCTGTAAATAGTTGAGACAGATATCCATTCCCGGGAGCAACTGCGCGGAGTTCCCGGGAATGGAGGTCTCAGGCGAATGTCCGGGCGGCGGCGATCAGTCTGTCGCGGCCCGGGCCGCTCCGGGTTCCGGCGTCGAAATTAGTTTGACGGTGACTCTCGAAATGGTCGATATTGTTGAATCAATAGATTTGTTTGTCGACTAAATTCAGAGAGTTCGTAGCAGCGCATGCATATTGAAGAGACAGAAGCTCAATCGGACGCGGTTCACGCGGACGATCTTGACCGCGGCAGCAAATTGTTGATCGGCGTGTTGGTGGTCGCCGCATTCGTCATGATCCTCAACGAGACGATC
Proteins encoded:
- a CDS encoding TetR/AcrR family transcriptional regulator; amino-acid sequence: MERMDTESQRSERRTDALSKERIVEAAIEILDAEGEKALTFRALSAHLSTGSGAIYWHVANKNELLAATTNDVIARVVIETIEGLAPREAIRAISLGLFDAIDAHPWVGTQLSREPWQWAVLQIFESVGGQLQALGVPEDARFDCASALVNYVLGLAGQYAAGARLLARETDRTAFLGTVAARWEQLDAAEYPFLSSAATQLREHDDREQFLAGIDLILAGIATVR
- a CDS encoding glutathione peroxidase, giving the protein MTVHNFAVKAADGSTEDLSQYKGNLLLIVNVASKCGFTPQYEGLDALYRENKDRGLRVIGFPCNQFGDQEPGQDAEIQEFCSTTYNVTFPVHAKLEVNGDNADPLYTHLRSEAPGEFGPEIGFLFDHVSKTRPEAIGTDEVKWNFTKFLVDQDGAVVRRFESTVTPEQIGAEISELL
- a CDS encoding PadR family transcriptional regulator — its product is MDRHFPDGERGHGRGRGHFGAGGPGFGPGAHLGRGRGRGGRGRRGDVRAAVLLLIAEEPMHGYELIQQIVERSGGVWKPSPGSIYPALSQLEDEGLVIIDKVAGRKTARLTADGVAYVAEHKADLGSPWDDVRDSVGAPEQDLRELIGQLMGAAGQVAAVGTPAQVKAAADVLIEARKSLYRVLAEDGSTDAGS